The nucleotide window CTCGCTGAAGACGAGCTCACCGCCACGATTGAGGGCGGCGTCGTGCCGGAGCCGTCGGCATGAGCGACGGTCTGCTGCCCGCAGCGTCGTACCCCGACGCGCCGCCTCCGCCGCCGACGGGCATACCGTCGCAGCCGCAGCCGGTCCCACGCGGCAAAGCGCCATTTCGCTGGCTGGGCTATCCCGGTGTCTCGATCCTCGGCGTCAGACGATCGGTCCCGAGCACCATCGGCATCGCCGCGCTGGCGATCCTGCTGCTCTTCGCAGCCCTCGCGGGCGTCGGTCTGTGGAGCCGGTCGGCCCAGCCGTCGGCCGACGGCTGGGCGCTCGCATTCCTTGCCGCCTATCTTGCAGGATATGGCTCCTGGTTCCTCCTCCTGAGGCTCGGTGTGCGCACACCTGTGGCCTTTCGCGAGCGGGTCGGCCTGCGGCCGTTCGACACTGCACCGGGCCTCATCGCCGCGTTCGTCGCTATGTCCGTCGGCCTGTGGTTCGAGATCCTGTTCCTGGGGATGCTCGTGCTCGTAGGCATCGAGGTCCCCCAGGCTCCCTCGGTGACCGACATCTTCCCGGTCACCCCGGTGGGCATCGCGGTAGCGATCGTCGTGACCTGTATCGCGGCGCCGCTTGCCGAGGAGGTCCTCTACCGGGGCGTGCTGTTTGGCGGGCTCCGGGACCGCTTCGGTGACTGGATCGCGGCGCTCATATCCTCGGTGGCGTTCGCTGCGAGTCACCTGAACTGGTACCTGCTGGTTCCGTTCACGGTGCTCGGGATGTTGTTCGCATGGATCACATCCCAGACGCGCTCGTTGTGGCCCTCCGTGATCGCCCACGCGGCATTCAACCTCAACGCGGTGGTGCTCGGATACCTGTACTACCTTGTCTACGCCGATGCTCAGCCGGCCTGGGTGAGCGGCATTCGTGAAGCGATCGTGGTGCTGGTCAGATGAGCCCGGCTCCACGCTTGCTCCTCACGCCCCGGCTGTGCGACCGCTGCGGCGCCTGCACCACCGCCTGTCCGCGCGATGCGCTCAAGGTCGGCCGAACGTACCTCAAGGTCGACTGGCAGCGTTGCGACGCCTGCGGTGCGTGCGCGCGCGTCTGCGCGCGCCGGGCGATCGTGTTGCGAGATGGGCCGAAGGCCCGGGGCGCGTCCGGCGCGGCCGCGCCGGCGGCCCATCCCAAACCAACACCACGGAAGACGACCGACACGCCGCGCAGCGTCAGTGCCGCAAAGCTGCGCGAAGAGCGGGCGACGCGGTCCGTGCCGGCCCCCAAGGGCGGCGAACGCGGGGGGTTCCAGTGGACGCTCCTCGAGGCAGTTGCGATGCTGTCCGTCACCTTCTCGGCGTTCACCGCGAAGGAGACCGCGGTACGGCTGCCCGCGGTCAGTTTGATGCCCTCGACGCTGCAGGTCCCCGTGCGCGTGGGCATGCTCGCGCTCTACTACCTCGTTCAGGTGGCGGTCCTCGTGTGGCTGGTGCGGCGGCGCGGCGGCGATCCGTTCTCGGCGCTCGGGCTCCGCGAAAAGCGCGCGTCGTTCGGCCATGCGCTCGCCTCGGTCGGTCTCGTCGTCGGGGGTCTCGTGGTCACGCGGCTGGTCACATCGCTCTACGCCTATGTCACGCGGTCACTCGGGCTGATGCCGTCGGCCACGACGGATCTCACGACGATGTTCGGCGCGAACGCGTCAGGGTTGGTCCTGGCGCTGGCGATGGTGGTGGTGGTCGGACCGCTGGTCGAGGAGGCGGTGTTCCGCGGCGCACTCCTTGAGGGCCTCATGGCGAGGTTCGGACCGTGGCCCGCGATCGTCGTTCAGGCACTGCTGTTCGCGGCGTTCCATCGCAGCCTGTGGATGCTGTTCCCGACCTTCGCGCTCGGTGTGGCGCTCGGCTGGTTGGCCCATACGCGTAGCAGCCTCTGGCCGCCCATCGCGCTTCATGCTCTCTACAACGTGATCACTGTTGCGGCCGCGTTCCTCGTGGCGGGCCTCTGAAGTCACGCTAATGGACGTTCATGTTTCGACCGATTACCCTGTATGCACGGGTAGATGCTCGTGAGGTATCCCACAACGATGAGGGGCAAGGATGGCAGAATGCGAGTGCCTTCCTCAGTGTCTGTTCTTCCACGATCAGATGGCCGACATGCCGTCGACCGCGGAGCTGGTCAAAGCCAAGTACTGCTCGGGGCCGCGGGCGGACAATGCCCCGTGCGCGCGCCATATGATCTTCCTGGTGCGCGGCAGCGACGAGGTGCCCATGGATCTCTTCCCGTCGGATGTTACCCGTGCCGAGTCGGTGCTCGCCGGTCGCGAGTGAGCGGGGCGCCCGGTGCCCGAAGCGGCCGACGGTGATCGTTCCGGGATCGTGGGGAGGTGTGGATGAGCGCCGAGCCTGAACGCGTCGAGGGTGCCGCTGCGGCGCATCGCTCGGACTCAACCCCGCCCGGACCAGCATGGCGATCGTTTGCGCTCGTCGCCCTGGCGATCCTCGTCGTAGGCGCGATGGCCGTCTATGCGGTGAACGACTACCGCACCGAGCAGTACGAGCGCGCGCGCGAACTGCTCATGCGCGCGGCCGATGACGACGCGATCGAACTCCAGCGCTGGCTGGATGAGGGTTCCACCGACGCTGCCGTGATGGCCACACAGTCTGGCGTTGCCGAGCGCTACCTGCGCTGGCAGAAGGGGGCCGATCCGGAATTCCCGCGGATGCTCTCAGACCGCCTCACTGCCGAGCGCGACATCCGGGGCTACGACTGCATCAGTATGTTCACGCAGAGCGAGTGGCCGTTCGCGACCTCGGCGGGCGAGCGCTGTGCGGATTCGCAGTTCAAGTGCGCGGACTTCGCGAGCGTGGTCGTGGATTCCGACGAGCCTGCGTTCGAGGACCACTTCCACAACGGCGTCGGCGCATGGTGCGTGGCGTGGAGCAGCCCGGTGCAGCAGACCGCCGACGGGCCGGTCGTCGGCGTGATCGTCTACTCCGTCCAGGTGCACGATGAGGTGGTCGCGGTCCTCGAAGACGAGCCGCTTCCCTACGATTCCTCTCAAGTCGCCCTGGTCGGTCCTCACGGGGACGGGTTCGACATCATCGGCTCGGCCAACGGGTTCGAACCGGTGACGGTGGGCCGGGGCGAGCAGCTGCATGTGCAGCTTGCTGAGGACATCGTGCACCAGGAATCCGTCACCCGAACCGGCCCGAACGAGGAAGGTGCGGCGGTCATGGCTGCCGCCCGACGCATCCCGGGAACGGACTGGTTCGTCGCATCGCGCGTCGACATCCGGGAGATCGAGGGGCCGGTAGTGCGATACGCGATGCTGCTGGGCTCCGCCGCTGTCCTGGCCGTGCTCGCGTTCGGGCTCGGCACGATCATCGTGCGACGGATGCAATGGGAGCGCTACCGCGAGCACCTTGCACTTGTGGAGATCCGCGAGGCGCTCGACGCACGCGACCGCTTCATGCGGAACATGAGCCACGAACTGCGGACGCCTCTGCAGTCGATAATGGGGTTCACGTCGATCATGCTCGCCGGTCTTGCGGGTCCGGTGTCTGAAGAGCAGGAGCGACAGCTCGGCATGGTGGACGCCTCCTCCAAACGCCTCCTCGCGCTGGTGGACGACGTGCTCGATCTCGACAGGATGCGCGATCACGGCGCGCGCATCCGTGCTACCCGCTTCACATCGACGGAGGTCGCCAGTGCGCTGATCGAGGCCATGCGTCCGCTCTCCGAACACAAGAGGCTCGAGTGCCGCCTCATGCACGAGGGCGAGCCGATCCAGCTCGAGACCGATCGTGACATGGTCGAGCGCATCGTGCTCAACTTGCTCTCGAACGCGATCAAGTACACCGACACCGGGTTCGTTCAGCTCAACGTGCAGCCGGACGGTCCCAATCATGTGCTGCTCGAGGTCTCGGACAGCGGCCGCGGCATCGCCACCGATGAGCTGGACCGCGTGATGGACGAATTCCATCAAGTGCTCGATCCCGAGGGTGCCAAGCCCGTTGGCATCGGCCTCGGCCTGGCGATCAGCAAGCGGATGGCCGAAGTGCTGGGCGGGGACCTCTCGGTCTCGAGCACGCTCGGTTCCGGCTCCACGTTCCGTCTGCGCATCCCGCGTGTGCACGCCGAGGTACATCGCGACTGATGCCGCCGAACGCCCCCCGTGGTGATCGCCCCGTCGGGTATGATGTAACGCGTTCCCGCGAGGGTCTTCGTTGCATCACCACTCTGTATGGAGGCACACCGCATGGCGATCACCGAGTCCGACGTCCGTCACGTCGCGCTGCTTGCACGGCTTGCGCTGAGCGATGAGCAGGTCTCGACGCTCACCGCCGAGCTCGGGGCAGTGCTCGGCCATATCGATGAGTTGCAGCGGCTCGATCTTGAGGGCGTGCAGCCCACGGCGCATCCGCTTGCGATGACGAACAACACGCGGGCCGATGTCGTGGTCCCCGGGCTCACCCGGGAGATGGCGCTCAAGAATGCGCCGGCATCGGATGGACGCGCCTTTCTCATCCCCGCCATCACGGGTGCAGGGGAGGAGTCGTGACGATGCTCGATCTCTCCGCTCTTTCCGCACGTGAGGTGCGCGACGGTATCGCCGCAGGCGAGTTCTCCGCGCGCGAGGCCGCCGAAAGCGCGTATGCCCGTATCGAAGCGCTCGACGGCGACGTGCACGCATTCCTGCAGCTCACGCCGGAACTGGCCTTCGCGGCTGCCGAGCGTGTTGACGCGGCCCGTGCCGCCGGTGAGGATCCGCCGCCGCTGGCGGGCGTACCGGTCGGGATCAAGGACAACATGAACCTGATCGGCACGCGCACCACCTGCGGAAGCCGAATACTCGGGAACTACAAGAGCGTCTACGACTGCACCGCCGTCCGCCGTCTGCTCGATGCGGGCGCGCTGCCGATCGGCAAGTGCAACATGGACGAGTTCGCGTTCGGGTCGTCCACCGAGAACTCGGCGTACGGGCCCACGCGCAACCCGTGGGACCTCGAGCGTGTTCCCGGCGGTTCGAGCGGCGGCAGCGCCGCGTCCGTCGCGGCCGGAATGGTGACCCTGTCGCTCGGTAGCGACACGGGCGGCTCGATCCGCCAGCCCGGAGCGCTCACCGGAACGGTGGGGCTCAAGCCGACGTACGGCCGCGTAAGTCGCTACGGCGTCGTTGCGTTCGGCTCGTCGCTCGACCAGATCGGGCCCTTCGGTACGTCGGTCGCAGACGTGGCGCTCGCGCTCGACGCGATCGCCGGGGCCGACACCATGGATGCGACCTCCTCGCCCGAGCCGGTCGAGCGCTACTCGGCGGCGGTCGGGCTGGGTGTGCAGGGCCTGCGCGTGGGCATCGTGCGGGACATGCCCGGGGTGCCCGACACGGACGGCTGCCTGAACGAGATAGCGCATGTCGTGGACCGTGCGGCGGAGACGTTTGCAGCGCTCGGTGCCGAGGTCGGGGACGTCACGCTGCCGAGCGCCCGGCACGGTCTGGCCGCCTACTACATCATCGGTCCCGCCGAGGCGAGTTCGAACCTCGCGCGATTCGATGGCATCCGGTACGGCGTGCGCGCCGAGGACCCGACCGACGTGCTCGACCTCTACATGCGTTCCCGCGCCGAAGGGTTCGGCCCGGAGACCATCCGGCGCATCATGCTCGGCACGTATGCGCTCTCGGCGGGCTACTACGACGCGTACTATGGCCAGGCGCAGAAGGCGCGCACCCGTATCATCGAGGACTTCCGTGCGGCGTTCGAGCACTACGACGTGCTGCTCACGCCCACCACGCCGGAGGTGGCGTTCCGCTTCGGCGAGAAGGCCGCCGATCCGTACATGATGTACCTGAACGACGTCTACACGATTCCGGTGAACCTCGCCGGCAACTGCGCGGTGAGCGTGCCTGCCGGACTGTGCTCGAGCACCGGAATGCCGATGGGCCTTCAGCTCATCGGCGACTACTTCGCCGAATCCACGCTGTTGCGTGCGGCAGCGGCCTACGAACAGGCAGTGCACTTCGACCCGGTGCCGCCGCTCGTGCGCTCGCTCGTGGGCGCGAAAGGCGGTGAGTAGCATGCCGAAGGACCGTCTTGCCGAGGTGCTCGAGCGCTACGAGGCTGTCATCGGCCTGGAGATCCACACCGAGGTCACGGCGACGAACACGAAGATGTTCTGCGGCTGCCCGGTCGCCTTCGGCGGCGAACCCAACACGCGTGTGTGCCCCGTGTGCCTGGGGATGCCCGGTGCGCTGCCGGTGCCCAACGAGGCTGCGATCGAGTGGACGCTACTGGCGGGCCTTGCCACGAACTGCGACATCGCGCTGTGGAGCCAGTTCCATCGCAAGCAGTACTTCTATCCGGACATGCCCAAGGACTACCAGATCTCGCAGTATGACCTGCCGTTCGCGAGTGGCGGAGCGCTCGAGGTCGAGGTGGACGGCGAGGGGGTCGCGCAGCGTATCGACTTTGGTGGCGCGGTCGCGGCCGTGGGCCCCGAGGCGCATCCCGAAGACGGCGGCTACCGTGCGACGATCGGCATCACGCGCATCCATCTCGAGGAGGACACCGGCAAGATGATCCACGTTGGCGGGAGCGAGGGCCGCATCGCCGGCGCCACGCACTCGCTCGTGGACTTCAACCGCGCGGGCACGCCGCTGATGGAGCTCGTGAGCGAGCCCGACATCCGCACGCCTGAGGAGGCGCGCCGCTTCGCGCAGAAGTTGCGTAGCATCTGGCTCGCGCTCGGTGTGAGCGACTGCAGCATGGAGGAAGGCTCCATGCGCGTGGACGGGAACGTGTCCATCCGCCCTCGGGGGGAGACCGAACTCGGCACCAAGAGCGAGGTCAAGAACATGAACTCCTTCAAGGCGCTGCACGATGCGCTTGCCTACGAGATCGTCCGCCAGGCCGAGTTGCTCGACACGGGCGGTCGCGTGGTGCAGGAGACGCGTCACTGGGACGCCGGCGCCAGGCGCACGAGCGCGCTTCGCAGCAAGGAAGAGGCGCACGACTACCGCTACTTCCCGGAGCCCGACATGGTGCCGTTTCGCTTCGAGCCTGCGTGGATCGCGTCGCTGGCCGAGAAGCTGCCCGAGCTGCCGGATGCGCGTCGCGAACGCTACACGACCGACTTCGACCTGCCCAAGCACGACGCGTCGATGCTGTCTGCCGACTTTGCGCTTGCCTGCTATTTCGAGGATGCGGTGGCGCTCGCGGGCGTGGACCGCGCCAAGCAGATCGCGAACTGGATGCTCGGCGAACTCGCCGCACTGCTCAACGCCGAGGCGATCGAGATCGGCGACACCAGGGTCACCCCTGCGATGCTCGCGGAGATGGTGGGCCTCATCGAGGAGGGCGCTATCTCGGGCAAGCAGGCAAAGGAGGTCTTCGCGGACATGGCGGCGACCGGTGACGCCCCCGGCGCCATCGTGGCGGCCCGCGGCATGAAGCAAGTCTCGGACACCGATGCGATCGAATCGGTCGTCCATGGAGTGCTCGAGGCCAACCCGAACGAGGTCGCGAGCTACCGTGCAGGCAAGACCGGCGTCATGGGTTTCTTCGTCGGAGCCGTGATGCGTGAGATGCGCGGGCAGGGCAATCCGCAGGTGATCAACGAGGTGCTCAGGCGGATGCTCGGGGGGTAGGCGGGCAGTCGCAAGGCCGCTGTCTGGGCAGTTGTCGGCGGCGATCGGGCCGGTTTGCGGCGTGCGAACGCCCCGTGGCGTGTGCATGCCGCCGTTGGTCCTCGCCAGAGAGCGCTAGTCGGTCGATTGCGACCGTTAAGCGCAGATTAGAGACCGTACAGCGACAAGGACGACATTTCGCGAAATCGCCCTTGCACCCGCCCCGGGCATGGTCTAGAGTCGATCTTGTCCCGAGAGGTTGAGCGGGCGAACCGCGAAAGGTAGCGTACCAGTAGCTGCCGGCGGGGTGTGCAGGCGGAAGGCTTCGCGCAAGCTGGCCGGAGGCTCGTAGGCTCCAAAGGTGTGAAATGGGAAGCTGCGGATTAGGGGCTCGTCGGCGAGGTCTCTCGGGACACCTCTATTCTCAGGACGATCTACGAGATCGTCCGAACCCCTCACACAAGACACCCCGCAGCGCGCTGCGGGGTGTCTTCGTTGCCGGGTGCGATCGGTAGCCGCCGAGCGGGCCCTAGCCGCGACCCGGTATGAGCGACAGTACTTCGCGCTCGCCGACGCTCTTGAGAACCTGGGCCCGCGCGATCGGATCGAGGGCCGCGAGTTCGCTGGAGATGCTCTCTTCCGTTTCGGCGATGCGGTAGCTGCGTGTGTCGAGCACCACATCGGCGAGGACGGCGAGCCCCACGCCGATGAACGCGCCCGGGACCAACCACACGAACAGGCCCCGCCGTCTGCGTAGCATCAGGAATGCGGCTGCGACGAGACCTACACCGAGCATCGCTGCACCGGCACCGGCCTCCCCGCGTTCGCCTTCGGGAATCGACTCCCGCCACTGTTCGATCGTGTTGCGTGCGTCCATCACGTCGTCCCTTCTCCGGTGATCTCTGAAAGCTATGTTCCCGAACTGTGCGGCTCTCTCGCGGATGGCCGATCGGCCTGCGGTACACTCGTGCGGAGATGGTCACGGATGGGGGGAGTCGGGTGGAGCCGTCGGACGCGCCGCAGGTGTGGACGCCCGGCCGACGAAGCGTGACCTCGTGGCTGCTGTACGACCTCGCGAACACCACCTTCGCGCTGGGCGTGGGCAGCCGCTACTTCGGCCCCTGGCTCGTCGAGGACCGCGGCGGCGCGGACTGGCAGCTGTCCGCCACCATCGTGGTGGCGATGGTGGCCGTAATCATCCTCGGCCCGTGGATCGGTGCGCTCTCCGACCATCACGGAACGCGCAGGCCGTACCTCATAGGTGCCACCCTCGTGTGCGTTGGCGCCACGGCGCTCCTCGCAACCTGGGGTGTCGTGCCCTCGCTCGTCTTCTACGCGATCGGGACGGTCGGCTTTCACAGCGGGAGCGTCGTCTACGACGCGATGCTTCCCGACGTGAGCACGCCCTCGTCGGCCGGACGGATCTCCGGGCTCGGGGTGGCCATCGGCTACTCGGGCTCGGCGCTCGCGCTCGGGCTCGGCATGTACCTGCTGCCGAGGTTCGGGTACGCGGCGGTCTTCCGGTCGCTCGCCATCGCGTTCCTTGTCTTCGCGTTGCCCGCGTTCGTGTGGATCCGCGAGCGGCCGCGTCTCCGTCACGAGGGACGTGCGCCGGGCATCCTGTCGTCGCCAGCCACGATGGTGCGCGCGTGGCGCTCGGCGGCCGGCTACCCGGGCGTCGTACGGTTCCTCGTGGGACGCTTCTTGTACACCGACGCGATCAACACCGTGTTCCTGTTCAACGCGTTGTTCGCCAAGATGGAGATGGGTTTCACCGATGCGCAGACGGATCGGCTGGCGCTCCTGGGTATCGTCTGTGCCGGCCTCGGCGCGGTCATCGCCGGCCGGATCGTGGACAGCGCGGGTCCCAAGCGCGTGCTCATCTTTGCGCTCTACTCGCAGATCGCCGGGCTCGCGGCCGCGGTGACGGCCGGCCTCACGGACTTCCAGGGGGTGGGCTGGCTCGTGGCGGTGGGCGGAGGCGTGGGCATCGGCGCGGCATGGGCGGCCGACCGGGTGCTCATGACGCGTCTGGCGCCCGAGCACCTGATGGGCGAGTTCTTCGGCCTCTACGCCACGGTGGGGCGCTTCGCCACCGTGCTCGGCCCGCTCGTCTGGGCGCTCGTGAGCGACGGGCTCGGCCTGGGGAGGACCGCCGCGCTCGCATCGCTCGGGCTGTTCATCGTGGCCGCGCGCGTCGTGCTCCACAAGGTGCAGGATGTGGGGCCGGTGCCGGTACCCGCCGAAGGATAGGCGTGCGACGAAGTCTGGCATGTGCGGGTAGGAACCGTTGCGTAATGGCGGGTGCGTGAAGGGGGAGTCATGCGCCGGATTCGATCTGGTACGTTCGTGATGGTGCTGGTGGTATCGCTGGGTCTCATGGGAGCCGGTGCGATCGAGCCAGCGGATGCGCCGGCGCTGGTACCGCTCCCCGAGCATGTGACCTTCGTCCACAACGGCGCGCTCGAGCGAGTGCTCGCAGGGGACGACCAGGCCACCGTGCTGGTGGATCCTGCCGCGCTTCCCGCCGAGGACCCGGGCTTCTCCGCGCCGCTCGAAGTGATCGCTCACTGGTGGGCGCCGGACGGCACGCACGTTCTGGTGGGCGTCGAGAGCACGGTCACCGGCGCTCGCCAGCTGTTCATCTGCGATCAGAACGGTGGCAGCCCGGTGGCGGTGGACGCGGCGAGCGGCCTGTTCCTCGAGCGCGGCGGTGTCGCCGGGGAACTGTGGGACAACCCGTTGCCGCTCTGGTCACCGGACGGGCAGTCGATCGCGCTCACGGTCTTCGACGGCGACACCCCCTTCGGTGACATCTACGTGGTCGGCCTCGATGGCACGAGCGAGCTCGTCGGCAGCGGCGTCGAGCCCGCGTGGTCACCGGACTCGGCGCGGATCGCCTACGCGCGCGTCGTGCCCGGGGTCATGAGCCTCGCCGAAGCTCGGCCCTACGTCACGGTAGGCACGCTCGGTGGCGGAACCGTCGATCTAGGGACGGGGCGCTCGCCGGTCTTCTCGCCAGACGGCACCGAGGTGCTGTACCGCACCTGGACCGAGAGCGACGGCGACGCCGGGGACTCCGAGCAGCTTGCGATCGCACCGGCGGCGGGCGGCGCGGAGCGGCGTCTCACGGCCTACGGGCCGATGGACGACATGGGCGGTCCCTCGGCGATCTTCGACCACCGCTTCTCGCCGGATGGCAGCACGGTCTACTACCTCCTCGGCAGACGCAGCGACAGCCGCTACGTGTACGGGGTGGCGGCGGACGGGTCGTCTGCCGCTCCGGTCGGGGTGTCCGGGCTTGCGACGGAGTACACGCTCTCGCTCGACGGGTCGCTGCTGATCTACGCGGGTGGTGGGGTGTACGAGGCGAGCTTTCAGACGCGACAGCAGATCTACGCGCGCAACCTTGCTTCGTGCGCGGAGTGGCAGCTTACGACTGGCGAGATCGCTGACTTCTCCTGCTCGAACCTCAGCGTCTCGCACCAGGATCGCTACGTGGCCTTCGATGCCGCCATCGTGCCTGCCGGTACACTGCCGGGCGAGGCGACCACGCGCGAGGTGTGGGTGGCCACGCTTGACGGCTCGCATGCGTGGCGCTGTGCGACGGACGCCTGGGACGCGGCATCCCAACCGCTGTACGGAACCTCGGTGACGGGGGACACGGGCACGTCGGACGATGTGGCCGGGAACGGCTTCTTCGAGGCCATCGGGGACGCCATCGCATCGTTCTTCGAGTGGCTGGCGGGCCTGTTCGACTAGCGCGGGTGCGCGCCTGCGCTACACTCGTGCGGACCCGCATCCGCACGAGAGGTGCTCGCATGCTCGACCACCCCCTTGCCGACACCGAACTCGCCCGTCGCATCGAGCGCGCGGGCGTCGATGACCTGTGCGCCTGGACCGACGAAGCGCGAGCGAGCGGCGTGTATCCTAACGCCGCGTCGTTCAGGATGGCCGGCGGCGCCGCGGTGTGGTTCTCGCCGGGAAGCGTGCTCAACGGCTCGTTCGGCCTCGGCATGGATCGCCCGATCGAGCAGGAGGAGATCGCAGCGCTCGTCGCGTTCTTCGCCGAGCGCGGAGCGCCGGCCAAAGTGGACGTCTGCCCGCACGCGCACCCATCGCAGCTGCGATG belongs to Coriobacteriia bacterium and includes:
- the gatB gene encoding Asp-tRNA(Asn)/Glu-tRNA(Gln) amidotransferase subunit GatB, producing the protein MPKDRLAEVLERYEAVIGLEIHTEVTATNTKMFCGCPVAFGGEPNTRVCPVCLGMPGALPVPNEAAIEWTLLAGLATNCDIALWSQFHRKQYFYPDMPKDYQISQYDLPFASGGALEVEVDGEGVAQRIDFGGAVAAVGPEAHPEDGGYRATIGITRIHLEEDTGKMIHVGGSEGRIAGATHSLVDFNRAGTPLMELVSEPDIRTPEEARRFAQKLRSIWLALGVSDCSMEEGSMRVDGNVSIRPRGETELGTKSEVKNMNSFKALHDALAYEIVRQAELLDTGGRVVQETRHWDAGARRTSALRSKEEAHDYRYFPEPDMVPFRFEPAWIASLAEKLPELPDARRERYTTDFDLPKHDASMLSADFALACYFEDAVALAGVDRAKQIANWMLGELAALLNAEAIEIGDTRVTPAMLAEMVGLIEEGAISGKQAKEVFADMAATGDAPGAIVAARGMKQVSDTDAIESVVHGVLEANPNEVASYRAGKTGVMGFFVGAVMREMRGQGNPQVINEVLRRMLGG
- the gatC gene encoding Asp-tRNA(Asn)/Glu-tRNA(Gln) amidotransferase subunit GatC; this translates as MAITESDVRHVALLARLALSDEQVSTLTAELGAVLGHIDELQRLDLEGVQPTAHPLAMTNNTRADVVVPGLTREMALKNAPASDGRAFLIPAITGAGEES
- a CDS encoding ATP-binding protein, encoding MSAEPERVEGAAAAHRSDSTPPGPAWRSFALVALAILVVGAMAVYAVNDYRTEQYERARELLMRAADDDAIELQRWLDEGSTDAAVMATQSGVAERYLRWQKGADPEFPRMLSDRLTAERDIRGYDCISMFTQSEWPFATSAGERCADSQFKCADFASVVVDSDEPAFEDHFHNGVGAWCVAWSSPVQQTADGPVVGVIVYSVQVHDEVVAVLEDEPLPYDSSQVALVGPHGDGFDIIGSANGFEPVTVGRGEQLHVQLAEDIVHQESVTRTGPNEEGAAVMAAARRIPGTDWFVASRVDIREIEGPVVRYAMLLGSAAVLAVLAFGLGTIIVRRMQWERYREHLALVEIREALDARDRFMRNMSHELRTPLQSIMGFTSIMLAGLAGPVSEEQERQLGMVDASSKRLLALVDDVLDLDRMRDHGARIRATRFTSTEVASALIEAMRPLSEHKRLECRLMHEGEPIQLETDRDMVERIVLNLLSNAIKYTDTGFVQLNVQPDGPNHVLLEVSDSGRGIATDELDRVMDEFHQVLDPEGAKPVGIGLGLAISKRMAEVLGGDLSVSSTLGSGSTFRLRIPRVHAEVHRD
- the gatA gene encoding Asp-tRNA(Asn)/Glu-tRNA(Gln) amidotransferase subunit GatA; translation: MLDLSALSAREVRDGIAAGEFSAREAAESAYARIEALDGDVHAFLQLTPELAFAAAERVDAARAAGEDPPPLAGVPVGIKDNMNLIGTRTTCGSRILGNYKSVYDCTAVRRLLDAGALPIGKCNMDEFAFGSSTENSAYGPTRNPWDLERVPGGSSGGSAASVAAGMVTLSLGSDTGGSIRQPGALTGTVGLKPTYGRVSRYGVVAFGSSLDQIGPFGTSVADVALALDAIAGADTMDATSSPEPVERYSAAVGLGVQGLRVGIVRDMPGVPDTDGCLNEIAHVVDRAAETFAALGAEVGDVTLPSARHGLAAYYIIGPAEASSNLARFDGIRYGVRAEDPTDVLDLYMRSRAEGFGPETIRRIMLGTYALSAGYYDAYYGQAQKARTRIIEDFRAAFEHYDVLLTPTTPEVAFRFGEKAADPYMMYLNDVYTIPVNLAGNCAVSVPAGLCSSTGMPMGLQLIGDYFAESTLLRAAAAYEQAVHFDPVPPLVRSLVGAKGGE
- a CDS encoding CPBP family glutamic-type intramembrane protease translates to MSPAPRLLLTPRLCDRCGACTTACPRDALKVGRTYLKVDWQRCDACGACARVCARRAIVLRDGPKARGASGAAAPAAHPKPTPRKTTDTPRSVSAAKLREERATRSVPAPKGGERGGFQWTLLEAVAMLSVTFSAFTAKETAVRLPAVSLMPSTLQVPVRVGMLALYYLVQVAVLVWLVRRRGGDPFSALGLREKRASFGHALASVGLVVGGLVVTRLVTSLYAYVTRSLGLMPSATTDLTTMFGANASGLVLALAMVVVVGPLVEEAVFRGALLEGLMARFGPWPAIVVQALLFAAFHRSLWMLFPTFALGVALGWLAHTRSSLWPPIALHALYNVITVAAAFLVAGL
- a CDS encoding CPBP family intramembrane metalloprotease, with amino-acid sequence MSDGLLPAASYPDAPPPPPTGIPSQPQPVPRGKAPFRWLGYPGVSILGVRRSVPSTIGIAALAILLLFAALAGVGLWSRSAQPSADGWALAFLAAYLAGYGSWFLLLRLGVRTPVAFRERVGLRPFDTAPGLIAAFVAMSVGLWFEILFLGMLVLVGIEVPQAPSVTDIFPVTPVGIAVAIVVTCIAAPLAEEVLYRGVLFGGLRDRFGDWIAALISSVAFAASHLNWYLLVPFTVLGMLFAWITSQTRSLWPSVIAHAAFNLNAVVLGYLYYLVYADAQPAWVSGIREAIVVLVR
- a CDS encoding MFS transporter; its protein translation is MEPSDAPQVWTPGRRSVTSWLLYDLANTTFALGVGSRYFGPWLVEDRGGADWQLSATIVVAMVAVIILGPWIGALSDHHGTRRPYLIGATLVCVGATALLATWGVVPSLVFYAIGTVGFHSGSVVYDAMLPDVSTPSSAGRISGLGVAIGYSGSALALGLGMYLLPRFGYAAVFRSLAIAFLVFALPAFVWIRERPRLRHEGRAPGILSSPATMVRAWRSAAGYPGVVRFLVGRFLYTDAINTVFLFNALFAKMEMGFTDAQTDRLALLGIVCAGLGAVIAGRIVDSAGPKRVLIFALYSQIAGLAAAVTAGLTDFQGVGWLVAVGGGVGIGAAWAADRVLMTRLAPEHLMGEFFGLYATVGRFATVLGPLVWALVSDGLGLGRTAALASLGLFIVAARVVLHKVQDVGPVPVPAEG